From the Helicobacter mustelae genome, the window TTTAAACAATCAAAATGGCTGCTGCCTTAGATGTGGCTTTGTTGTGAGAGCGTGTTTTTTCTATGCGGGCGTTGTGATTGAATGTATTCATGCTGTGCTAGTGCAAGAGACTCTGTGATCGTGTCTTATGCGGGGGATTCTCTTTGGATTGAAATTCCCTCATGGGATGGGCCCATTTGGATGGGCCCCAGGCGATGGTTGGGGGTTATTCTACTTCTGCATCGATGATGTCATCATCTTTTTTGGCCTGAGTGTTGTCCTGACTTGGATTGTTATTTTTGGCATACATTGCTTCAGCAAGTTTATGACTGACTTCTGTAAGCTTTTTGATTTTTTCATCGATTTGCTCTTTGCTGGCATTTTCTTCTTTCAATATTGCCTTGAGATCCTCAATAGCTTCTTCTATTTTTGTCACCTCTGTGCTATCGAGCTTATCTTTGAATTCACCCAGAGATTTTTCTGTTTGATAGATAAGATTATCTGCCGTGTTTCTAGACTCTATGGCTGCTTTTCTTTTGGAATCTTCTTCTTTGTGAAGTTCTGCATCTTTTACCATTTTTTCAATTTCACTATCACTTAAACCACTAGATCCGCTAATTTTGATTTCTTGAGATTTACCACTAGCTTTGTCTTGTGCGCTAACAGTTAGGATACCATTGGCATCAATATCAAAGGTAACTTCAATTTGTGGGATGCCTCTTGGTGCTGGTGGAATTCCTTGCAAATCAAATCTTCCTAGGGATTTATTGTCTTTTGCCATTTCTCTTTCTCCCTGTAGTACAGAAATGGAGACTGCTGGTTGATTATCCTCAGCGGTAGAAAAGGTTTGTGTTTTTTTGGCTGGGATGGTAGTGCCTCTATCAATCACTTTTGTCATTACCCCACCAAGAGTCTCAATCCCTAAACTCAATGGTGTGACATCAAGCAATAAGACATCTTTTACATCCCCCTTTAGCACTCCTCCTTGAATTGCAGCACCAATTGCCACGACTTCATCAGGGTTTACGGATTTATTTAAATCTTTCCCGATAAAATCTTTCACTCTCTCTTGCACGCGCGGGATTCTTGTGGAGCCACCTACCATCACCACTTCGCTAATATCGCTTTTGCTAAGACCTGCATCTTTGATGACAAAATCAATTTTTTTAATGGTTTCTTCAATGAGATCATTGATCAGACTTTCAAATTTTGCACGGGTGAGTTTTTTTACCAAGTGCTTGGGGCCACTTGCATCAGCTGTGATAAAGGGCAGATTGATCTCAGTTTCTTGCGCACTGGAGAGTTCTTTTTTTGCATTTTCTGCAGCGTCTTTGATTCTCTGGAGTGCCATCACATCTTTTTTGATATCAATGCCTGTTTCATCTTTGAATTCTTGGGCGACCCAGTCAATGATTTTATTATCAAAGTCATCCCCACCCAAGAAAGCATCTCCGCCAGTTGCCAAAACTTCTACGACATTATCTCCAGTTTCTAGCACGGTGACATCAAATGTTCCTCCACCAAGATCATAGACCATGATCTTTTCTGATTCTTTTTTATCAAGCCCATAGGCGAGCGCTGCAGAAGTGGGCTCATTGATGATTCTAAGTACATTGAGACCTGCAATGGTTCCTGCTTCTTTTGTTGCCTTTCTTTGTGCATCATTGAAATATGCAGGGACGGTGATCACAGCCTCTGTGACTTCGCTTCCAAGATAGCTTTC encodes:
- the dnaK gene encoding molecular chaperone DnaK, which codes for MGKVIGIDLGTTNSAMAVYEGNEAKIIANKEGKNTTPSIVAFTDKGEILVGEPAKRQAITNPQKTIYSIKRIMGLMFNEDKAKEAEKRLPYKIVDRNGACAIEIADKVYTPQEISAKILMKIKEDAESYLGSEVTEAVITVPAYFNDAQRKATKEAGTIAGLNVLRIINEPTSAALAYGLDKKESEKIMVYDLGGGTFDVTVLETGDNVVEVLATGGDAFLGGDDFDNKIIDWVAQEFKDETGIDIKKDVMALQRIKDAAENAKKELSSAQETEINLPFITADASGPKHLVKKLTRAKFESLINDLIEETIKKIDFVIKDAGLSKSDISEVVMVGGSTRIPRVQERVKDFIGKDLNKSVNPDEVVAIGAAIQGGVLKGDVKDVLLLDVTPLSLGIETLGGVMTKVIDRGTTIPAKKTQTFSTAEDNQPAVSISVLQGEREMAKDNKSLGRFDLQGIPPAPRGIPQIEVTFDIDANGILTVSAQDKASGKSQEIKISGSSGLSDSEIEKMVKDAELHKEEDSKRKAAIESRNTADNLIYQTEKSLGEFKDKLDSTEVTKIEEAIEDLKAILKEENASKEQIDEKIKKLTEVSHKLAEAMYAKNNNPSQDNTQAKKDDDIIDAEVE